The following proteins are co-located in the Nitrospirota bacterium genome:
- a CDS encoding phage tail protein, producing the protein MDANGLKQWLLADAAQWRIAGNPPALGYDPVRRRLRLAGRRTIAVVGDAEAAVVEAQALSHLESIPEAMDRFGMCASWDAAAQAVVAVGAGAGRLPIVPIPTGQVPSDIAMGYDDVLYVALGHRILLHDTRARWAPQSVESADGAAWRLAADPSGGVWVLDRIRRRIGRVKGLPFPDRPSAPYAPDTVRPCAENPHPPHLLDAASDVFAPDEQPVALACRADGVVAVLTWVSGGEARVRLMDPTGWLGAAITLQGAGRPYSVAWVGLDRLAVLVIGLPDEALVYSLRAEATTDMSGFVAEPVGDLYPLTDHSGGPFLHGLSDPPHYPTVDGAAGVYPISLPSFATLGEAGNASLMDSGSSQTLWHRLYVEAEIPADCAVVVTVAASDEAMPPTSEEDWHPHCFGGTTGRQGRVPQGAWVSSASEVPFYPGLLNCPLVRDRAGLFTVLIQRANRAVSQLKGRYLWVRLALSGNGRATPEVAAVRAYASRFSYRDRYLPELYRETRFGDDAEAVLQVGVPATPSDFLERFLDNMEGVLTPIEDRIASAYLLTDPRTTPNEALEWLGSWIGVTFDPAYPPDRRRQHIALAPELYRKRGTLDGLTMALDVATGGAVTSGEIVVLEDYRLRRTMGTILGGDFADEEDPLLGGLVVSGNSLVGDSLFLGQEERREFLALFSDELNVSAREERAVEAFLDRVAFRVTVMVHQEVEPQDLGLIKRVVSLESPAHVAVRVVTASEPFLVGAASLVGVDTYLGPAQPIRPVRVGRSRLGRRDVLVHSSSLDPRMETLAAVVPTPRAQAPVADAGIDRTVGFGRSFELDARGSQAAEGRRLARYVWEWLA; encoded by the coding sequence ATGGATGCCAATGGGCTGAAACAGTGGTTGCTGGCCGATGCGGCACAATGGCGGATCGCGGGGAATCCACCGGCGCTTGGTTATGACCCGGTGCGTCGGCGGCTTCGGCTAGCCGGACGACGGACAATTGCCGTCGTCGGCGATGCGGAGGCCGCTGTCGTTGAGGCGCAAGCCTTGTCTCACCTGGAATCTATTCCTGAGGCGATGGACCGATTCGGGATGTGTGCCTCGTGGGATGCCGCGGCACAAGCTGTGGTCGCAGTTGGGGCAGGGGCGGGACGGTTGCCGATCGTTCCGATTCCAACCGGACAAGTTCCTTCTGACATCGCGATGGGCTATGACGATGTGTTGTATGTGGCATTGGGCCATCGCATTCTCTTGCACGACACGCGTGCGCGCTGGGCGCCGCAGTCGGTGGAGTCGGCCGATGGAGCCGCGTGGCGGCTGGCGGCGGATCCTTCAGGAGGTGTGTGGGTCTTAGACCGTATTCGACGCCGAATCGGCCGCGTCAAGGGTTTGCCGTTTCCGGACCGTCCCTCCGCTCCCTATGCACCGGATACGGTGAGGCCCTGTGCGGAAAATCCGCATCCTCCGCATCTGCTCGACGCAGCGTCAGACGTATTTGCGCCTGACGAACAGCCGGTGGCCTTGGCGTGCCGCGCCGACGGTGTGGTGGCGGTGTTGACTTGGGTCTCAGGGGGAGAGGCGCGCGTTCGATTGATGGATCCCACCGGATGGCTTGGTGCCGCGATCACGTTGCAAGGTGCCGGCCGTCCCTACAGCGTAGCCTGGGTCGGACTCGATCGCCTTGCGGTGCTGGTGATCGGGTTGCCCGATGAAGCCTTAGTTTATTCCCTGCGGGCAGAAGCGACCACGGACATGTCCGGTTTCGTGGCCGAGCCAGTCGGGGATCTCTACCCCTTGACCGATCACAGTGGAGGACCGTTCCTGCATGGGCTCAGCGATCCGCCGCACTATCCGACTGTCGATGGGGCGGCAGGCGTATATCCCATCTCGCTCCCGTCCTTTGCGACGCTCGGAGAGGCTGGCAATGCCTCGTTGATGGACAGTGGGTCTTCGCAGACCCTCTGGCATCGGCTCTATGTGGAAGCGGAAATTCCAGCCGATTGCGCGGTGGTGGTTACCGTGGCTGCGAGTGACGAGGCTATGCCTCCCACCTCCGAAGAAGATTGGCATCCCCATTGTTTTGGGGGGACGACAGGGCGACAGGGGCGGGTTCCGCAAGGAGCCTGGGTCTCCAGTGCGTCTGAGGTGCCGTTTTATCCAGGCCTGCTCAATTGCCCTTTGGTGAGGGATCGAGCGGGCCTGTTCACCGTGCTGATTCAGCGCGCCAATCGAGCCGTGTCTCAGTTGAAAGGGCGGTATCTGTGGGTTCGCCTCGCGCTCAGCGGGAATGGCAGGGCGACGCCTGAAGTGGCCGCGGTGCGTGCCTATGCGTCCAGGTTTTCCTATCGCGACCGGTATTTGCCGGAACTCTATCGTGAAACGCGGTTTGGAGACGATGCGGAGGCCGTACTTCAGGTTGGGGTGCCGGCGACGCCGTCTGATTTTCTTGAGCGATTCCTCGACAACATGGAAGGGGTGCTGACGCCTATCGAAGATCGTATTGCATCGGCCTATCTGTTGACGGACCCGCGGACGACGCCGAACGAGGCCCTGGAATGGTTGGGCAGCTGGATCGGAGTCACGTTCGATCCGGCCTATCCACCAGATCGCCGCCGGCAACATATTGCATTGGCCCCGGAGTTATATCGCAAACGCGGAACGCTCGATGGCCTCACGATGGCCCTCGATGTGGCGACTGGTGGGGCTGTGACGAGTGGAGAAATCGTGGTGCTGGAAGATTACCGCCTTCGTCGAACCATGGGGACGATTTTAGGCGGTGATTTCGCGGACGAAGAGGACCCGCTTTTGGGCGGATTGGTCGTCAGCGGGAATTCGCTGGTGGGCGATTCATTGTTTCTCGGACAGGAGGAGCGCCGGGAGTTTCTGGCGCTTTTTTCCGACGAATTGAATGTGAGCGCGAGAGAAGAACGGGCGGTGGAGGCGTTTCTCGATCGCGTGGCGTTTCGCGTGACGGTGATGGTGCATCAAGAGGTCGAGCCACAAGACTTGGGGCTGATTAAGCGAGTGGTGAGTTTAGAGTCTCCCGCGCATGTGGCGGTACGGGTTGTGACTGCGTCGGAGCCGTTCCTGGTCGGCGCAGCTTCATTGGTCGGTGTCGATACGTACCTCGGTCCGGCCCAGCCGATTCGTCCCGTGCGCGTCGGGCGGTCTCGATTGGGGCGGCGCGATGTTTTGGTGCATAGTTCAAGCCTCGATCCGCGAATGGAAACGTTAGCGGCGGTTGTGCCGACGCCGAGGGCACAGGCACCGGTGGCCGATGCCGGTATCGATCGGACCGTCGGGTTCGGCCGTTCGTTTGAATTGGATGCGCGAGGATCGCAGGCGGCAGAGGGCCGTCGGCTCGCTCGATACGTATGGGAATGGTTGGCATAA